The Eriocheir sinensis breed Jianghai 21 unplaced genomic scaffold, ASM2467909v1 Scaffold53, whole genome shotgun sequence genomic sequence ggcggtAAACTTAAACACGAGCCACACGGCACTATGTTCAAGCACACTCATATCAACGCTACATAAACACGTACTGGCTACAAAGTATCAAGTCTTTGCCATCTTACCTTCCCATCCGAGAGACAACATTCCCTTTCTAACGGGAATGATCGAGATGTGTATTATGAATGCAAAGTCATAAACCGAGTCATTTTCTTGTTCACTGATAATGCCGCATTAGCTATGTTAACCTTTCTAAGGTGCACCCATTCCTAGGTGCATTAATTAACGATATCCGTTCCCACAGCCTGCAAGCCGCCCTTCCAGCTGGTGGGCGGCGGCTGCTTCTACTTCAGTGGCAATCTCAAAAAGAACTGGTGAGTGACACCTCTCTTgacttctcttcctgttctgttATTTGGATCTTGGCAACAGCGGTCGCGTGCTGGGGTGGGCACAACGGGAAGCCCTCGCCCCATGGCCCGGGCAAGGTTGACTCCTAGCTCAGGTACTGATGTGCTTATCCTGCAGGTTCGGCGCACAAGAGTACTGCAAGTCCCTGGAACAAGGGGGTCTCTGGCAATAGTGGACGACTGCAACCTGATGCGCCCGCTGTGgaaccacatatatatatatatatatatatatatatatatatatatatatatatatatatatatatatatatatatatatatatatatatatatatatatatatatatatatatatatatatatatatatatatatatatatatatatatatatatatatatatatatatatatatatatatatatatatatatatattcattcaacgAGCCCAACAATGATGGCCAGAGCATTGTTTGGAATTCTTGGGGAATACATTTCTAACGATGGTCAATGTTCCAGAGTAGAATCCTTCATCTGCCAAGCCCCAAGGTCGAAAAACTCGTGGTCACGCTAAGACACAATCCAGATTCTAAGGAAAGGGAATTTTCTACACTAACACTGAACTTAGTCAGGAATGAATCAAAGACTTAACCTTGAAGTTGTTGTTATAGCACCTTATTAAACGTTTGAAACCACTTGAATGTTAATACCAAAACCTCTCTGTCCTTCACCCAGGCACCACCGGCAAGCAccgccaccgccatcatcatcaccaaaaccacgACGATCATCACCATTATTCTCTTCCACACGCCAATACCTATCAACGtctccgtcatcatcaccatcgacCTCCTCACCACCGctgccatcatcaccttcaccttcctcctaaCTCCCAAAGTCACTTCAGTCACTTTCACgatctcctcaccaccaccatcatcactatcagcataccactaccattaccactattaCCTTGCTCTCTTTCACTCCGTcaggtctatatatatatatatatatatatatatatatatatatatatatatatatatatatatatatatatatatatatatatatatatatatatatatatatatatatatatatatatatatatatatatatatatatatatatatatatatatatatatatatatatatatatatatatatatatatatatatatatatatatatatatatatatatatatatatatatatatatatatatatatatatatatatatatatatatatatatatatatatatatatatatatagatatatataagtCATTGATTTATCTAAAAAACACCCCAAAATTACCCCTCAGATGGCAAAAGCGAGCACTGGCTCGGCGCTTCGGACCGGCGCCATGAGGGTTCGTGGACTTGGATGGACGGGTCTACCGTCACCATGGGCATGCCCTTCTGGGCATTCGACCAGCCCGACAATTTTCGTGGCCAAGAGCATTGTTTGGAGTTCAGTCACACGAAGAGTGGTTACTTCAACGATCAACAATGTTCCCGTGAAGTATCCTTCGTCTGCCAAGCCCCAATGTCGATAATCTCGTGGCCACGCCAAGACACAATCCACATTCTTGAGAGCCTGAAGCGGAATTCTCTACACTAACACTCAACTTAGTCAGGAATGAATAAAAAACTTAACCTTGAAGTTGTTGTTATAGCACCTTATTAACCCTGGATTGGTATTTGTAGGTCCACCTTGACCGGTGCGCTTTCTACGCTTTGAGTTTCGCGCTATATTTCTCTCGGCAGTCCATGTACAGTGGTTCTGGTCCTTCTTGTCGCACGCCAGAGTGCTTATGACTATGAGTCAGGACGCACGTACTCGATCTGCGCTCCCACTGCTATACAGGGTATAATATGATCTCAGGTGGACCTAGTGATACCATccatgttatatattttcatatgctCCAGGTACCACATTTTTTGTTCTGTACTGGGTTCTGTGGTCCTGTGTAGTGAAGATCAAGTCTCCAACCTTATCATTTTCTAGGCTTTATTCAATACATGCCTCTATTGTatcttttttaaatattttcgaAAAGCAACCGTGATGTAGAAgtagttttatttctttattaactaCACTTGTACTTATTAGCTAATATAGTTATAATTACTCTGATGTCAGTCAAAATTACCTATTTTGTCATATCTGTATATGCAAAGCTCATTAAAATTactgattgtatttttttttctattatttttctcagCCGGTCCATATGGACCGGTCATACCTTTCACGTATCAAAATTACAGTGATACGAATCTAGGGTTAAACTTTTGAAACCACTTGATTGTTAACACCAAAACCTCCTGTCCTTCACCCAGGCCTCCTGTGAACTGTGCATACTCAGAAGCGAATTTAAACAAACAAAGACTTTTTGATAAGCAAAGTTATTCTCACGCATCCCCTAACAACATGGCCTCGCTCATTtcgctcacccccccccccccccccacacacacacctcatgaaTCTATGATCTCCTCTAGCCCCCCTACAAAAAATCTGTCAAAACTGTGGGCCTCCATATGCACAGCGAGACAGTTTTGTTTTTTGAAAatagcaagatgctatttcccgtAAATTTACTCATGAAACATTGCATGAAGGCTATTTGTTGTCCCTTCACTTCACATATTACAAAACTGAGCGCTGTACTGGATTCTTGAATGTTTTTCCTATGAAAGAGTAAAATAATATGCCCTCCCGTGCTTGAAGAAATTGAAGGGACAGCCATTTATTTACAAGCGACCAACTGCGTACACCAAACCGTGTTCATAGCGATCCACCATTTTGTTTGTCAACAAAACGGACTGCCAGAAACAGGAGAGCAGCCAAAAATGCGACACCGGCGTTGGAAATGTtccgctgccagacgtacgttacgACCATCGTAAGTAAATCGCTTGAAATGCCGACCATTGCCGACGTTGAGATGGAAATCCGACAGTCGTAGCTTATTGCCGACGGGTAAAATGTAGGGGAGGGCtccgattgttttgaaatttccaaaactgtcgaTGTGTGCCCCGACATCGGGGCGCCGGGGGTCAAGACCGTGACTGTGTGACCCCGGCCTAGCAGCAGCCACCGGTCAGCCTGTTGACCTTTCTACCGCCCCTTTTCCATTCTccgccccttcccattccttcaggGAACTACGAAGAACATCGAACGCAATGAATTCAATTATATAAACAGACAGTGAGAGTGCAGTATGTTGGTGATGCCGCTGAGGGTAGGGAAGGCTGTGTGACGCCGACGCTCGCCATCTACCCCGTTCCTGCTGACGCGCCCAGGTCCCGATGTACACCCTGCTTCTGTTCAGGTGCCAGTTCAGTGTTGGTGCTTCGTCACTCCGGTTGAATATGATGCACGCCCCCTCATCACGACTATGCACATGTTCCCACGACAGCAGAGCAACCCGGCAGCAGCCGCCCCTTAGGGCTCACCGACCCCTTAATAATTCCTCGTTGCTAAGCCGGAACCATGAGTGACCTACCCAGACACTGCCCACCTGCACTCCACCAATCATCACCTGACTCAGCGTCGACCTACGGATTAACACCTTGAAGAGGATATCCTTCGGACTCCCCTTCTCGATACCACCACTCACTGCACTCCATGCCAAACGATCACCCCCCAAGCACCTTCGCCCTTAAGTTCCCACAAATACTACAACCCTCCCACACCCACAGCCCCCTTCTTGTAATTGTATCACGCCCTAATTCATTTTGAACATGTAGCTAtgatatgtacattttcagcttaATGGCTGCCATAATTagataaaccgtatattattattatttttttatacaacaaaagagtcggctgaagggcaacaaaaagagtgtagaaaaaaaatccgctacttgccgctcccacaacagaagatagaaaatagtggccaaatgagaggtcaacttcgggtggagaggtgtcttgatactcttcttgaaagaggccaagtcataagcaggaggaaatacatacgagggaaggctgttccagagtttaccagtgtaagggaagaaagagtgaagatactggctaactctcgcattaggggtttggacagtatagggatgggctagagtggacagtcgagtgcagcggggccgcgggaggggggcgggggggcatgCAAtcagcaagctcagaagagcagtcagcgtgaaaacatcgatagaagatagaggcaacgtggcgatggaatttaagaggtagaagactatcagtaagaggaggaaaactgatgagacgaagagccttagactccactctctccaggagagctgtgtgagtggagcccccccacacgtgagacgcatactccatacgagggcggacaaggcctctataaatggaaagcatctgttcgagggagaagagctggcggagagCAAAGCTCCTTGagcagacaaaattacccctagggtcttaaaagaaatcaaacatcaaatttgtaaaccgctctccatcatattcaataaatctttaacagctggaaaagttccgtcggattggaaacttgcaaatgtcacaccaattttcaaaaagggggacaagtctcatccaggaaactatcgaccaattagcctgacatcgattgtttgtaagttaatggagactatcattcgcgacaatatggtgaaattcttcgaagaaaataatatgataaataattcgcagcatggcttccgtagt encodes the following:
- the LOC126992959 gene encoding perlucin-like encodes the protein LGNIWGAPVDASRQAHDDTVAVGDDDDDDDGGIKPARRGQPARTASMTRIACVFIVAVAGLSAASDGKSEHWLGASDRRHEGSWTWMDGSTVTMGMPFWAFDQPDNFRGQEHCLEFSHTKSGYFNDQQCSREVSFVCQAPMSIISWPRQDTIHILESLKRNSLH